A stretch of the Teretinema zuelzerae genome encodes the following:
- a CDS encoding HD-GYP domain-containing protein, translating into MLFVIIVTSMILGSILTNFVRGHIIRMHGDFYSRTLSFDVNKLIEQGSQKDFTELISRLEASGQLVHARHIAIWNSKGTLLFGDGEFLLSSATRSGFRRALSGESDFQYLKISDKEPHNSEIAIFLPVMDTHGVVSGVIAFHESDTDLSVDLKVAERKIILYIFITGLTIYALLFMFYFRSYRQLRKATQRVEQSQDSIIFAMSSLSSLRDQETGGHLERCSKYVAILAENLRKTKQFKPYITKEYILTLASVAPLHDIGKVGVADAILRKPGKLTELEFEEMKRHSAMGSEILKMARNRLLFQSNLDLAIELTRHHHERWDGKGYPDSLSGGSIPLSARIMAIADVYDALRSERYYKTGLSHDESVKIILDGSGTQFDPELIRVFQSCHRDFESVFSFR; encoded by the coding sequence ATGCTTTTCGTGATAATCGTTACCTCGATGATTCTTGGCTCGATTCTGACGAATTTTGTTCGCGGTCACATTATTCGCATGCATGGCGATTTCTATTCCCGAACGCTGTCTTTCGACGTTAATAAACTAATCGAGCAGGGATCGCAAAAAGATTTTACCGAGCTCATATCGAGGCTGGAAGCAAGTGGGCAATTGGTACATGCTCGCCATATCGCGATCTGGAACAGTAAAGGAACGCTCCTTTTTGGAGATGGTGAGTTTTTGCTTTCGTCAGCGACAAGGAGTGGATTCAGACGGGCGTTGTCGGGCGAATCTGATTTCCAGTATTTGAAAATCTCTGATAAGGAACCTCATAATTCCGAGATCGCCATCTTCTTGCCGGTCATGGATACCCATGGCGTTGTCAGCGGTGTTATCGCTTTCCATGAATCAGACACGGATTTATCCGTTGATCTGAAAGTCGCCGAGAGAAAAATCATTCTCTATATTTTCATCACGGGTTTGACTATTTACGCGCTTCTTTTCATGTTTTATTTCCGGTCGTACCGTCAACTCCGAAAAGCGACACAGCGGGTTGAACAAAGCCAGGACAGCATCATTTTCGCAATGTCCAGCCTATCGAGCCTGCGTGACCAGGAAACCGGAGGGCATCTGGAGAGGTGCAGCAAATATGTGGCTATTTTGGCGGAAAATCTTCGCAAAACGAAACAATTCAAACCATACATAACAAAAGAATACATACTGACCCTCGCCAGCGTAGCTCCATTGCACGATATTGGAAAGGTCGGGGTCGCGGATGCTATCTTGCGAAAACCCGGAAAATTAACAGAGCTTGAATTTGAAGAAATGAAACGGCACAGTGCGATGGGATCAGAAATACTCAAGATGGCACGAAACAGATTGTTGTTTCAATCGAATCTTGACCTTGCAATCGAATTGACTCGGCACCACCATGAGCGCTGGGACGGAAAAGGATACCCGGACTCATTGTCAGGCGGCTCGATTCCCTTGTCAGCGCGAATCATGGCTATCGCCGACGTCTATGACGCACTCAGATCGGAACGCTACTATAAGACCGGACTTTCCCATGACGAAAGCGTAAAAATAATCCTGGATGGGTCGGGAACGCAATTTGATCCCGAGTTAATAAGGGTTTTTCAATCCTGCCATCGTGACTTCGAGTCTGTTTTTTCTTTTCGCTGA
- a CDS encoding SHOCT domain-containing protein encodes MFGNICSGFMGLHGIGGFIVMAIFIAIVVIALVVLFKGRGSDKMTNDSAMTELRLRFAKGEITQEEYERTRTSL; translated from the coding sequence ATGTTCGGTAATATTTGTTCCGGCTTTATGGGTTTGCATGGAATCGGAGGCTTCATTGTCATGGCGATTTTCATCGCAATCGTGGTTATCGCGTTGGTCGTTCTTTTCAAGGGCCGCGGGTCTGATAAAATGACTAACGACAGCGCCATGACAGAGTTGCGTTTGAGATTCGCCAAAGGTGAAATCACGCAAGAGGAGTATGAGAGAACCAGAACTTCTCTCTGA
- a CDS encoding methyl-accepting chemotaxis protein, translating to MRGKKLGVKIALLVAGIVLISYAVTISIIASMIKSSSEEAAYSEAKGLALTQAAVASTELTFVQSSVTELSRILAMYDMFPASSSMSLIDEMLKTTLIYEPRIINTWAFFLSGSLSRTESTSFSWHNMKGSIIKKTDMSEELPKDAKYVLESGKPIIAEPYAIEKATNDMEGMSGDTEMKQLASSIIVPITDQNGKILGVVGADFSLSFLHERMGKTKVFVNGYGELLTNDARVVMGTKKVPIGEIAQELEDDTGDQVKKTIADGAPFSLIAKGDEHGVKAFKYFAPVNTGITEFPWSYLIVVPYSEIMAKVYRLISLTIVIGLASLGIVIAIIMFVITQMMRPLNFTMVALKDISSGGGDLTKKITVDRTDEIGMLASHFNVFCSSLASMIGSVITATERLARTGEALDQNMSSVSSAITEITSNVQEMQQGATRQTQSVIASSEATTLILGKIERLKELVKRQALCVSQSSAAVEQMIANIGMMATNAVDAGKQYASLVQASESGTSVITDVNQIAQQIAVQSASLSEANEVIASIASKTNLLAMNAAIEAAHAGDFGKGFAVVADEIRSLAESSAEQSKGIENNLKAIQDSITSVVSASEKAEVTFNDVRERITILYTLQEELQRAMVEQKEGSTSTLESLADIKGATAEVDSASEEMRTASAKVVSEMDSLVSASEEFKRGMEEISIGASEINNSVLAAAELTRENHENILEVSNVTSGFKIS from the coding sequence ATGAGAGGAAAGAAATTAGGTGTAAAAATTGCGCTTCTCGTTGCCGGAATCGTCTTGATTTCGTACGCGGTCACGATATCCATAATCGCTTCTATGATAAAATCGTCGTCAGAAGAGGCCGCGTACAGTGAAGCAAAAGGATTAGCCCTGACGCAAGCGGCCGTTGCGTCCACTGAATTAACGTTCGTCCAGTCATCGGTAACCGAGTTATCGCGAATTCTCGCGATGTATGATATGTTTCCAGCTTCCTCCTCCATGTCGCTCATTGATGAAATGCTGAAAACCACTTTAATTTACGAACCACGGATCATAAATACCTGGGCCTTTTTTCTTTCCGGAAGCCTTTCCCGTACCGAATCAACCAGCTTCAGTTGGCATAATATGAAAGGTTCCATCATTAAAAAGACGGATATGTCGGAAGAACTTCCGAAAGACGCAAAATATGTTTTGGAATCGGGAAAACCCATTATTGCCGAACCCTATGCCATCGAAAAAGCTACAAATGATATGGAAGGTATGTCTGGTGACACGGAAATGAAGCAACTTGCCAGTAGCATCATCGTGCCCATAACCGATCAAAACGGGAAAATACTGGGCGTGGTAGGCGCGGATTTCAGCCTTTCATTCCTGCACGAACGGATGGGAAAGACCAAGGTGTTTGTGAATGGATATGGTGAGCTTTTGACAAACGATGCACGGGTCGTCATGGGAACGAAAAAGGTTCCCATCGGAGAGATTGCGCAGGAACTGGAGGATGACACCGGGGATCAAGTCAAAAAGACGATAGCGGATGGAGCTCCTTTTTCCCTTATAGCAAAAGGCGATGAGCATGGCGTCAAGGCATTTAAATATTTCGCCCCCGTCAATACCGGCATCACGGAATTTCCGTGGAGCTATCTCATTGTCGTCCCGTACAGCGAAATCATGGCAAAGGTATATCGACTTATATCATTGACGATAGTGATTGGACTTGCCTCGCTTGGAATCGTGATAGCGATTATTATGTTCGTCATCACTCAAATGATGCGGCCGCTCAATTTTACCATGGTCGCGCTCAAAGACATATCTTCGGGAGGTGGCGATCTCACGAAAAAAATAACGGTCGATCGAACCGACGAAATAGGAATGCTCGCTTCTCATTTTAATGTTTTTTGCTCATCACTGGCGTCGATGATAGGGAGCGTCATAACCGCGACAGAGCGGCTCGCAAGAACCGGTGAGGCGCTCGACCAAAACATGTCGTCAGTTTCATCGGCCATTACGGAAATTACTTCAAACGTACAGGAAATGCAGCAAGGAGCCACGCGGCAAACGCAGAGTGTTATTGCGTCGTCGGAAGCGACGACGCTTATCCTGGGAAAAATCGAGCGTCTGAAGGAACTCGTCAAACGGCAAGCATTGTGCGTTTCGCAATCATCCGCCGCAGTCGAGCAGATGATTGCCAATATCGGGATGATGGCCACGAATGCCGTTGACGCGGGAAAGCAATATGCCAGTCTTGTGCAGGCATCGGAAAGCGGCACCTCTGTCATTACCGATGTAAACCAGATCGCCCAACAAATTGCGGTTCAGTCCGCGTCTTTGAGCGAAGCAAACGAGGTAATCGCTTCCATTGCGTCGAAAACTAATCTATTGGCAATGAATGCAGCAATAGAAGCCGCGCATGCGGGTGACTTCGGAAAAGGATTTGCCGTCGTTGCTGATGAAATCAGGAGCCTCGCCGAAAGTTCAGCGGAACAGTCAAAAGGCATCGAGAACAATTTGAAGGCCATACAGGATTCTATCACGAGTGTCGTATCGGCATCGGAAAAGGCCGAAGTGACCTTTAATGATGTTCGAGAACGAATCACTATTCTCTATACATTGCAAGAAGAGCTTCAGAGAGCGATGGTGGAGCAGAAAGAAGGATCTACCTCGACATTGGAATCTCTCGCTGATATCAAAGGCGCAACCGCTGAAGTTGATTCAGCGTCGGAAGAAATGCGGACCGCTTCTGCTAAAGTAGTGAGCGAAATGGACTCATTGGTTTCCGCCAGCGAGGAGTTCAAGCGAGGAATGGAAGAAATTTCCATTGGTGCCTCGGAAATAAATAATTCGGTGTTGGCTGCCGCAGAGCTGACGAGAGAAAACCATGAGAATATTCTTGAGGTCTCGAATGTTACCAGCGGGTTCAAAATATCATGA